One Streptomyces lincolnensis genomic region harbors:
- a CDS encoding Fpg/Nei family DNA glycosylase: MPEGDTVWQAARRLDNALAGKVLTRSDLRVPRYATADLTGRTVLDVTPRGKHLLTRVEGGLTLHSHLRMDGSWKVYAPHQRWTGGPAHQIRAVLGTADRTAVGYRLPVLELLRTTDEHRAVGHLGPDLLGPDWDPERALTNLLADPARPLGEALLDQRNLAGIGNVYKSELCFLLGVTPWLPIGVLPADRAAHLPALAKKLLEANRDRPIRTTTGRRGQDLFVYGRAPRPCLRCHTPISVADQGDGSRERPTYWCSACQSGPAPAPGTHRAPRTRPRTTN, from the coding sequence ATGCCCGAAGGTGACACGGTCTGGCAGGCCGCGAGGCGGCTCGACAACGCCCTCGCGGGCAAGGTGCTGACCCGCAGCGACCTGCGGGTCCCGAGGTACGCCACGGCCGACCTCACGGGCCGCACCGTCCTGGACGTCACGCCCCGCGGCAAACACCTCCTCACTCGCGTCGAGGGCGGCCTGACCCTCCACTCGCACCTGCGGATGGACGGCTCCTGGAAGGTGTACGCCCCCCACCAGCGCTGGACCGGCGGCCCGGCCCACCAGATCCGCGCGGTCCTCGGCACCGCCGACCGCACGGCCGTCGGCTACCGCCTGCCCGTACTTGAACTTCTGCGCACCACCGACGAACACCGTGCCGTCGGCCACTTGGGCCCCGACCTCCTCGGACCGGACTGGGACCCGGAGCGCGCCCTGACGAACCTCCTCGCCGACCCCGCCCGCCCCCTCGGCGAGGCCCTGCTCGACCAGCGCAATCTCGCCGGAATCGGCAACGTCTACAAGAGCGAGCTCTGCTTCCTCCTCGGCGTCACCCCGTGGCTGCCCATCGGCGTCCTCCCCGCCGACCGCGCCGCCCACCTCCCCGCTCTGGCCAAGAAACTCCTGGAAGCCAACCGCGACCGCCCGATCCGCACCACCACGGGCCGCCGCGGCCAGGACCTGTTCGTCTACGGCCGCGCACCCCGCCCCTGCCTCCGCTGCCACACCCCGATCAGCGTGGCCGACCAGGGCGACGGCTCCCGCGAACGCCCCACCTACTGGTGCTCCGCCTGCCAATCCGGCCCCGCCCCGGCGCCGGGCACCCACCGAGCACCCCGAACTCGTCCCCGTACGACCAATTGA